One stretch of Armigeres subalbatus isolate Guangzhou_Male chromosome 2, GZ_Asu_2, whole genome shotgun sequence DNA includes these proteins:
- the LOC134211024 gene encoding uncharacterized protein LOC134211024 isoform X1: protein MDIIDVEEVLGDDSFICDTERLDDEVVEIFKQWKSCSTTIPSGAGGAILPAPVPPASASGNSSNSSFSSSGINHRHLLQHTANISPHNATFNSSDSKGLKYIDTRTFTRPKKRLDSTFNASNTSADLTPSLQETSMKVASPLLNLQIGGMVTMTSGNSSLNTSQMMQRSWLNDVSPPGSIMSSMEFSINDKMGSSLITSGDFTNVSYLLNANGVDETQQLNAHSNYGGYKLADVIKDRKFLENLSCFDDNSMAKDLAISKTDLNGIEENLSGLSTMQNSLESVTKSAEGRLSDVTMVLENGKSDATFELEPAEVAPVVVTKLNGTFERRRNFDTYRKPKSSLNSTFDALPKVDAGRPLLVANGTFDAGSDDKVLDDSPETADATFSLNRTAKVNGEDKQLNQTYEYCEKNSPSVAQLNQTFERPKNGTYVENETSLNQNVGAGNSTPNGTFEIPTKGETSRDSMGLAQSTPFVQVPRAKRISDMSQYEVNVSPIAAVRGRRSEGPRLSRNLESEIAMETDDFDVEFRRLPATPNSKTENGSHLLETEKRISLQQFEEFEKSVMESEQNGVDFDEMLNSLTDVKRSMDSVKLRQSLDNIKKRHSRINSEKQQDELRKRGDMNDSLSSPMDNKLADSMIKSMSSSSGSERLLNRRSRYNDDVHLTLSPQQQTPQSSRITDASLHVSELQTNEPHATESVDPLPTPNEVGGSDRKNRDRFKTIRINKRREEGMVIVPDPDEMDDSLPESCSLPLEEEMFDSPTVTNSAFSRVDYNSPKDSRLSSTTSNEQNKTEEVVFKRPQGIPKPESKVRSLSKPRYYGAAPAGSGIGLTRKELSLPLGTKSSSSDNLENDRPSYHQQQSPSQLQRLSLGGNRIGAVESGRKFGAPSSVQSNLKSPMGTKSKSHHNLYYNQSNLGGSNSNLNRIPTPLGLSAQKLSHNNSNTELKNNNSKLQLHLRPPRASSLVRPGTTLPAPLKNSAPEINTRSRELTPSSITTTSSSNLSGVQMRAPKAGSRLGLVRPSSGYFSYSSQKKPLDSDTESINSLSSSSASSRGSLYRVDSQIIANNVQNSATHSIEDISGSVNNVGSLGLRPSQPVETNRTAANLPAKNSIATSGLSGAKPSGLRPPSNLRPPTARSGLPRPTSYVRR from the exons GTTTAAAATATATCGATACACGAACATTCACGAGACCGAAAAAGAGATTGGACTCAACATTCAATGCATCCAACACATCAGCGGATCTTACGCCTTCCCTGCAAGAA aCCTCCATGAAAGTGGCCTCCCCGCTTCTAAATCTTCAAATAGGTGGTATGGTAACGATGACATCCGGAAATAGTTCTCTCAACACCAGCCAAATGATGCAAAGGAGCTGGTTGAACGACGTTTCACCGCCGGGGTCCATCATGTCATCGATGGAGTTTTCTATCAACGATAAGATGGGCAGTAGCCTCATAACTAGTGGGGATTTTACCAACGTTAGCTACCTACTGAATGCCAACGGTGTTGATGAAACCCAGCAGCTCAACGCGCACAGTAATTACGGTGGCTACAAGTTGGCAGATGTGATAAAAGATCGCAAGTTCTTAGAAAATTTGTCGTGTTTCGATGACAATTCTATGGCAAAAGATCTGGCGATATCGAAGACAGATTTGAATGGCATTGAGGAGAATCTGTCCGGGCTTAGCACAATGCAGAATTCATTGGAAAGCGTTACAAAGAGCGCGGAAGGGCGGTTATCTGATGTAACAATGGTGCTAGAAAATGGAAAGTCGGATGCAACGTTTGAACTGGAGCCTGCCGAAGTGGCTCCAGTAGTAGTAACGAAGCTAAACGGTACATTCGAGAGGCGGCGCAATTTTGATACATATAGGAAACCAAAATCTAGTCTAAACAGTACGTTCGATGCCCTACCAAAAGTTGACGCCGGTAGGCCATTATTGGTTGCAAACGGGACGTTTGACGCCGGTAGCGATGATAAAGTGTTGGATGACTCACCTGAAACAGCTGATGCCACTTTCTCACTCAATCGAACAGCTAAGGTTAATGGAGAAGATAAACAGCTTAACCAAACCTATGAGTACTGTGAGAAAAACTCACCAAGCGTTGCCCAATTAAACCAAACCTTTGAAAGGCCTAAAAATGGAACCTACGTTGAAAATGAGACTAGTCTGAATCAAAATGTTGGTGCTGGTAACAGCACGCCAAATGGAACctttgaaattccaacgaaGGGTGAAACGAGCAGAGATTCGATGGGTTTGGCTCAATCAACACCATTTGTGCAAGTGCCTAGAGCGAAACGTATCAGTGACATGAGTCAGTACGAAGTTAATGTTTCGCCTATTGCTGCCGTTCGCGGTAGGAGGTCAGAAGGACCAAGACTTAGTCGGAATCTAGAAAGCGAAATTGCGATGGAAACTGATGATTTCGATGTGGAGTTCCGCAGGCTTCCGGCAACTCCGAATTCAAAGACTGAAAATGGTTCCCATTTACTGGAAACCGAAAAAAGAATATCGCTGCAACAATTTGAAGAATTCGAAAAATCTGTAATGGAAAGCGAACAAAATGGTGTAGATTTTGATGAGATGCTCAATTCCCTCACCGATGTAAAACGATCGATGGATAGTGTCAAATTGCGCCAATCGTTGGACAATATCAAAAAACGTCATTCGCGTATCAATTCGGAGAAACAACAAGACGAACTGAGAAAACGAGGTGACATGAATGATTCCTTATCTTCCCCTATGGACAACAAGCTGGCAGATTCGATGATAAAAAGTATGTCGTCGTCTAGTGGTAGTGAGCGATTGTTGAACCGTAGGAGCCGTTACAACGATGACGTTCATCTGACTTTGTCCCCTCAACAGCAAACTCCGCAATCGAGCAGAATTACAGATGCATCTTTACATGTATCGGAGCTGCAAACGAACGAACCCCATGCGACGGAAAGCGTAGATCCTCTTCCTACACCGAACGAGGTAGGAGGTAGTGATAGAAAGAACCGCGATCGATTCAAAACGATACGTATCAATAAAAGACGCGAAGAAGGAATGGTCATTGTACCGGATCCCGACGAGATGGATGACAGTCTGCCCGAATCGTGTTCTCTTCCGTTGGAGGAAGAGATGTTCGATTCGCCGACAGTTACGAACAGTGCCTTTAGCCGTGTGGATTACAATTCTCCGAAGGATTCGCGACTTTCTTCCACTACAAGCAATGAACAGAATAAGACTGAAGAGGTGGTATTCAAGCGACCGCAGGGTATCCCGAAACCCGAAAGCAAAGTACGATCACTATCGAAACCACGGTATTATGGTGCCGCTCCAGCAGGAAGCGGCATTGGTTTGACTAGGAAAGAATTGTCGCTTCCACTTGGTACGAAATCAAGCTCCAGCGATAATCTGGAAAATGATCGGCCGAGTTATCACCAGCAGCAGTCTCCCTCCCAGCTGCAAAGATTATCGCTAGGGGGTAACAGGATAGGAGCGGTTGAAAGTGGTCGAAAATTCGGAGCACCCAGTTCGGTCCAGTCGAATCTGAAATCGCCCATGGGCACCAAATCAAAATCGCATCATAATCTATATTACAACCAAAGCAATCTTGGCGGATCGAATAGTAATCTAAACCGAATACCAACTCCGTTAGGCCTGTCCGCACAGAAACTTTCGCACAATAATAGCAACACTGAG CTGAAAAATAACAATTCCAAGTTGCAGTTGCACCTGCGACCACCACGTGCCAGCTCGCTGGTACGGCCCGGCACAACTCTACCAGCGCCGTTGAAAAATTCTGCGCCCGAAATCAATACCCGGAGCAGAGAACTGACCCCAAGCAGTATTACCACTACGAGTTCTTCTAAT CTATCCGGCGTGCAGATGCGGGCACCGAAAGCGGGTTCGCGGCTTGGGCTAGTACGACCGTCATCCGGTTACTTTAGCTACAGCTCACAGAAGAAACCATTAGATTCAGACACCGAATCAATCAAC AGTTTATCATCGTCATCAGCTAGCTCTAGAGGAAGCTTGTATCGTGTAGATAGTCAAATTATTGCTAATAATGTTCAAAATTCCGCGACCCATAGTATTGAAGACATCAGCGGCAGTGTGAATAACGTTGGGAGCCTAGGGTTAAGGCCCAGTCAACCGGTAGAAACAAATCGAACGGCAGCGAACCTTCCGGCCAAGAATAGTATAGCGACATCCGGTTTAAGCGGCGCCAAACCATCAGGCTTGAGGCCTCCTTCGAATCTGCGGCCGCCAACCGCGCGCAGCGGGCTCCCCCGACCGACCAGCTACGTGAGGCGATAG
- the LOC134211024 gene encoding uncharacterized protein LOC134211024 isoform X2 — MDIIDVEEVLGDDSFICDTERLDDEVVEIFKQWKSCSTTIPSGAGGAILPAPVPPASASGNSSNSSFSSSGINHRHLLQHTANISPHNATFNSSDSKGLKYIDTRTFTRPKKRLDSTFNASNTSADLTPSLQETSMKVASPLLNLQIGGMVTMTSGNSSLNTSQMMQRSWLNDVSPPGSIMSSMEFSINDKMGSSLITSGDFTNVSYLLNANGVDETQQLNAHSNYGGYKLADVIKDRKFLENLSCFDDNSMAKDLAISKTDLNGIEENLSGLSTMQNSLESVTKSAEGRLSDVTMVLENGKSDATFELEPAEVAPVVVTKLNGTFERRRNFDTYRKPKSSLNSTFDALPKVDAGRPLLVANGTFDAGSDDKVLDDSPETADATFSLNRTAKVNGEDKQLNQTYEYCEKNSPSVAQLNQTFERPKNGTYVENETSLNQNVGAGNSTPNGTFEIPTKGETSRDSMGLAQSTPFVQVPRAKRISDMSQYEVNVSPIAAVRGRRSEGPRLSRNLESEIAMETDDFDVEFRRLPATPNSKTENGSHLLETEKRISLQQFEEFEKSVMESEQNGVDFDEMLNSLTDVKRSMDSVKLRQSLDNIKKRHSRINSEKQQDELRKRGDMNDSLSSPMDNKLADSMIKSMSSSSGSERLLNRRSRYNDDVHLTLSPQQQTPQSSRITDASLHVSELQTNEPHATESVDPLPTPNEVGGSDRKNRDRFKTIRINKRREEGMVIVPDPDEMDDSLPESCSLPLEEEMFDSPTVTNSAFSRVDYNSPKDSRLSSTTSNEQNKTEEVVFKRPQGIPKPESKVRSLSKPRYYGAAPAGSGIGLTRKELSLPLGTKSSSSDNLENDRPSYHQQQSPSQLQRLSLGGNRIGAVESGRKFGAPSSVQSNLKSPMGTKSKSHHNLYYNQSNLGGSNSNLNRIPTPLGLSAQKLSHNNSNTELSGVQMRAPKAGSRLGLVRPSSGYFSYSSQKKPLDSDTESINSLSSSSASSRGSLYRVDSQIIANNVQNSATHSIEDISGSVNNVGSLGLRPSQPVETNRTAANLPAKNSIATSGLSGAKPSGLRPPSNLRPPTARSGLPRPTSYVRR; from the exons GTTTAAAATATATCGATACACGAACATTCACGAGACCGAAAAAGAGATTGGACTCAACATTCAATGCATCCAACACATCAGCGGATCTTACGCCTTCCCTGCAAGAA aCCTCCATGAAAGTGGCCTCCCCGCTTCTAAATCTTCAAATAGGTGGTATGGTAACGATGACATCCGGAAATAGTTCTCTCAACACCAGCCAAATGATGCAAAGGAGCTGGTTGAACGACGTTTCACCGCCGGGGTCCATCATGTCATCGATGGAGTTTTCTATCAACGATAAGATGGGCAGTAGCCTCATAACTAGTGGGGATTTTACCAACGTTAGCTACCTACTGAATGCCAACGGTGTTGATGAAACCCAGCAGCTCAACGCGCACAGTAATTACGGTGGCTACAAGTTGGCAGATGTGATAAAAGATCGCAAGTTCTTAGAAAATTTGTCGTGTTTCGATGACAATTCTATGGCAAAAGATCTGGCGATATCGAAGACAGATTTGAATGGCATTGAGGAGAATCTGTCCGGGCTTAGCACAATGCAGAATTCATTGGAAAGCGTTACAAAGAGCGCGGAAGGGCGGTTATCTGATGTAACAATGGTGCTAGAAAATGGAAAGTCGGATGCAACGTTTGAACTGGAGCCTGCCGAAGTGGCTCCAGTAGTAGTAACGAAGCTAAACGGTACATTCGAGAGGCGGCGCAATTTTGATACATATAGGAAACCAAAATCTAGTCTAAACAGTACGTTCGATGCCCTACCAAAAGTTGACGCCGGTAGGCCATTATTGGTTGCAAACGGGACGTTTGACGCCGGTAGCGATGATAAAGTGTTGGATGACTCACCTGAAACAGCTGATGCCACTTTCTCACTCAATCGAACAGCTAAGGTTAATGGAGAAGATAAACAGCTTAACCAAACCTATGAGTACTGTGAGAAAAACTCACCAAGCGTTGCCCAATTAAACCAAACCTTTGAAAGGCCTAAAAATGGAACCTACGTTGAAAATGAGACTAGTCTGAATCAAAATGTTGGTGCTGGTAACAGCACGCCAAATGGAACctttgaaattccaacgaaGGGTGAAACGAGCAGAGATTCGATGGGTTTGGCTCAATCAACACCATTTGTGCAAGTGCCTAGAGCGAAACGTATCAGTGACATGAGTCAGTACGAAGTTAATGTTTCGCCTATTGCTGCCGTTCGCGGTAGGAGGTCAGAAGGACCAAGACTTAGTCGGAATCTAGAAAGCGAAATTGCGATGGAAACTGATGATTTCGATGTGGAGTTCCGCAGGCTTCCGGCAACTCCGAATTCAAAGACTGAAAATGGTTCCCATTTACTGGAAACCGAAAAAAGAATATCGCTGCAACAATTTGAAGAATTCGAAAAATCTGTAATGGAAAGCGAACAAAATGGTGTAGATTTTGATGAGATGCTCAATTCCCTCACCGATGTAAAACGATCGATGGATAGTGTCAAATTGCGCCAATCGTTGGACAATATCAAAAAACGTCATTCGCGTATCAATTCGGAGAAACAACAAGACGAACTGAGAAAACGAGGTGACATGAATGATTCCTTATCTTCCCCTATGGACAACAAGCTGGCAGATTCGATGATAAAAAGTATGTCGTCGTCTAGTGGTAGTGAGCGATTGTTGAACCGTAGGAGCCGTTACAACGATGACGTTCATCTGACTTTGTCCCCTCAACAGCAAACTCCGCAATCGAGCAGAATTACAGATGCATCTTTACATGTATCGGAGCTGCAAACGAACGAACCCCATGCGACGGAAAGCGTAGATCCTCTTCCTACACCGAACGAGGTAGGAGGTAGTGATAGAAAGAACCGCGATCGATTCAAAACGATACGTATCAATAAAAGACGCGAAGAAGGAATGGTCATTGTACCGGATCCCGACGAGATGGATGACAGTCTGCCCGAATCGTGTTCTCTTCCGTTGGAGGAAGAGATGTTCGATTCGCCGACAGTTACGAACAGTGCCTTTAGCCGTGTGGATTACAATTCTCCGAAGGATTCGCGACTTTCTTCCACTACAAGCAATGAACAGAATAAGACTGAAGAGGTGGTATTCAAGCGACCGCAGGGTATCCCGAAACCCGAAAGCAAAGTACGATCACTATCGAAACCACGGTATTATGGTGCCGCTCCAGCAGGAAGCGGCATTGGTTTGACTAGGAAAGAATTGTCGCTTCCACTTGGTACGAAATCAAGCTCCAGCGATAATCTGGAAAATGATCGGCCGAGTTATCACCAGCAGCAGTCTCCCTCCCAGCTGCAAAGATTATCGCTAGGGGGTAACAGGATAGGAGCGGTTGAAAGTGGTCGAAAATTCGGAGCACCCAGTTCGGTCCAGTCGAATCTGAAATCGCCCATGGGCACCAAATCAAAATCGCATCATAATCTATATTACAACCAAAGCAATCTTGGCGGATCGAATAGTAATCTAAACCGAATACCAACTCCGTTAGGCCTGTCCGCACAGAAACTTTCGCACAATAATAGCAACACTGAG CTATCCGGCGTGCAGATGCGGGCACCGAAAGCGGGTTCGCGGCTTGGGCTAGTACGACCGTCATCCGGTTACTTTAGCTACAGCTCACAGAAGAAACCATTAGATTCAGACACCGAATCAATCAAC AGTTTATCATCGTCATCAGCTAGCTCTAGAGGAAGCTTGTATCGTGTAGATAGTCAAATTATTGCTAATAATGTTCAAAATTCCGCGACCCATAGTATTGAAGACATCAGCGGCAGTGTGAATAACGTTGGGAGCCTAGGGTTAAGGCCCAGTCAACCGGTAGAAACAAATCGAACGGCAGCGAACCTTCCGGCCAAGAATAGTATAGCGACATCCGGTTTAAGCGGCGCCAAACCATCAGGCTTGAGGCCTCCTTCGAATCTGCGGCCGCCAACCGCGCGCAGCGGGCTCCCCCGACCGACCAGCTACGTGAGGCGATAG
- the LOC134211024 gene encoding uncharacterized protein LOC134211024 isoform X4 has product MDIIDVEEVLGDDSFICDTERLDDEVVEIFKQWKSCSTTIPSGAGGAILPAPVPPASASGNSSNSSFSSSGINHRHLLQHTANISPHNATFNSSDSKGLKYIDTRTFTRPKKRLDSTFNASNTSADLTPSLQETSMKVASPLLNLQIGGMVTMTSGNSSLNTSQMMQRSWLNDVSPPGSIMSSMEFSINDKMGSSLITSGDFTNVSYLLNANGVDETQQLNAHSNYGGYKLADVIKDRKFLENLSCFDDNSMAKDLAISKTDLNGIEENLSGLSTMQNSLESVTKSAEGRLSDVTMVLENGKSDATFELEPAEVAPVVVTKLNGTFERRRNFDTYRKPKSSLNSTFDALPKVDAGRPLLVANGTFDAGSDDKVLDDSPETADATFSLNRTAKVNGEDKQLNQTYEYCEKNSPSVAQLNQTFERPKNGTYVENETSLNQNVGAGNSTPNGTFEIPTKGETSRDSMGLAQSTPFVQVPRAKRISDMSQYEVNVSPIAAVRGRRSEGPRLSRNLESEIAMETDDFDVEFRRLPATPNSKTENGSHLLETEKRISLQQFEEFEKSVMESEQNGVDFDEMLNSLTDVKRSMDSVKLRQSLDNIKKRHSRINSEKQQDELRKRGDMNDSLSSPMDNKLADSMIKSMSSSSGSERLLNRRSRYNDDVHLTLSPQQQTPQSSRITDASLHVSELQTNEPHATESVDPLPTPNEVGGSDRKNRDRFKTIRINKRREEGMVIVPDPDEMDDSLPESCSLPLEEEMFDSPTVTNSAFSRVDYNSPKDSRLSSTTSNEQNKTEEVVFKRPQGIPKPESKVRSLSKPRYYGAAPAGSGIGLTRKELSLPLGTKSSSSDNLENDRPSYHQQQSPSQLQRLSLGGNRIGAVESGRKFGAPSSVQSNLKSPMGTKSKSHHNLYYNQSNLGGSNSNLNRIPTPLGLSAQKLSHNNSNTELSGVQMRAPKAGSRLGLVRPSSGYFSYSSQKKPLDSDTESINY; this is encoded by the exons GTTTAAAATATATCGATACACGAACATTCACGAGACCGAAAAAGAGATTGGACTCAACATTCAATGCATCCAACACATCAGCGGATCTTACGCCTTCCCTGCAAGAA aCCTCCATGAAAGTGGCCTCCCCGCTTCTAAATCTTCAAATAGGTGGTATGGTAACGATGACATCCGGAAATAGTTCTCTCAACACCAGCCAAATGATGCAAAGGAGCTGGTTGAACGACGTTTCACCGCCGGGGTCCATCATGTCATCGATGGAGTTTTCTATCAACGATAAGATGGGCAGTAGCCTCATAACTAGTGGGGATTTTACCAACGTTAGCTACCTACTGAATGCCAACGGTGTTGATGAAACCCAGCAGCTCAACGCGCACAGTAATTACGGTGGCTACAAGTTGGCAGATGTGATAAAAGATCGCAAGTTCTTAGAAAATTTGTCGTGTTTCGATGACAATTCTATGGCAAAAGATCTGGCGATATCGAAGACAGATTTGAATGGCATTGAGGAGAATCTGTCCGGGCTTAGCACAATGCAGAATTCATTGGAAAGCGTTACAAAGAGCGCGGAAGGGCGGTTATCTGATGTAACAATGGTGCTAGAAAATGGAAAGTCGGATGCAACGTTTGAACTGGAGCCTGCCGAAGTGGCTCCAGTAGTAGTAACGAAGCTAAACGGTACATTCGAGAGGCGGCGCAATTTTGATACATATAGGAAACCAAAATCTAGTCTAAACAGTACGTTCGATGCCCTACCAAAAGTTGACGCCGGTAGGCCATTATTGGTTGCAAACGGGACGTTTGACGCCGGTAGCGATGATAAAGTGTTGGATGACTCACCTGAAACAGCTGATGCCACTTTCTCACTCAATCGAACAGCTAAGGTTAATGGAGAAGATAAACAGCTTAACCAAACCTATGAGTACTGTGAGAAAAACTCACCAAGCGTTGCCCAATTAAACCAAACCTTTGAAAGGCCTAAAAATGGAACCTACGTTGAAAATGAGACTAGTCTGAATCAAAATGTTGGTGCTGGTAACAGCACGCCAAATGGAACctttgaaattccaacgaaGGGTGAAACGAGCAGAGATTCGATGGGTTTGGCTCAATCAACACCATTTGTGCAAGTGCCTAGAGCGAAACGTATCAGTGACATGAGTCAGTACGAAGTTAATGTTTCGCCTATTGCTGCCGTTCGCGGTAGGAGGTCAGAAGGACCAAGACTTAGTCGGAATCTAGAAAGCGAAATTGCGATGGAAACTGATGATTTCGATGTGGAGTTCCGCAGGCTTCCGGCAACTCCGAATTCAAAGACTGAAAATGGTTCCCATTTACTGGAAACCGAAAAAAGAATATCGCTGCAACAATTTGAAGAATTCGAAAAATCTGTAATGGAAAGCGAACAAAATGGTGTAGATTTTGATGAGATGCTCAATTCCCTCACCGATGTAAAACGATCGATGGATAGTGTCAAATTGCGCCAATCGTTGGACAATATCAAAAAACGTCATTCGCGTATCAATTCGGAGAAACAACAAGACGAACTGAGAAAACGAGGTGACATGAATGATTCCTTATCTTCCCCTATGGACAACAAGCTGGCAGATTCGATGATAAAAAGTATGTCGTCGTCTAGTGGTAGTGAGCGATTGTTGAACCGTAGGAGCCGTTACAACGATGACGTTCATCTGACTTTGTCCCCTCAACAGCAAACTCCGCAATCGAGCAGAATTACAGATGCATCTTTACATGTATCGGAGCTGCAAACGAACGAACCCCATGCGACGGAAAGCGTAGATCCTCTTCCTACACCGAACGAGGTAGGAGGTAGTGATAGAAAGAACCGCGATCGATTCAAAACGATACGTATCAATAAAAGACGCGAAGAAGGAATGGTCATTGTACCGGATCCCGACGAGATGGATGACAGTCTGCCCGAATCGTGTTCTCTTCCGTTGGAGGAAGAGATGTTCGATTCGCCGACAGTTACGAACAGTGCCTTTAGCCGTGTGGATTACAATTCTCCGAAGGATTCGCGACTTTCTTCCACTACAAGCAATGAACAGAATAAGACTGAAGAGGTGGTATTCAAGCGACCGCAGGGTATCCCGAAACCCGAAAGCAAAGTACGATCACTATCGAAACCACGGTATTATGGTGCCGCTCCAGCAGGAAGCGGCATTGGTTTGACTAGGAAAGAATTGTCGCTTCCACTTGGTACGAAATCAAGCTCCAGCGATAATCTGGAAAATGATCGGCCGAGTTATCACCAGCAGCAGTCTCCCTCCCAGCTGCAAAGATTATCGCTAGGGGGTAACAGGATAGGAGCGGTTGAAAGTGGTCGAAAATTCGGAGCACCCAGTTCGGTCCAGTCGAATCTGAAATCGCCCATGGGCACCAAATCAAAATCGCATCATAATCTATATTACAACCAAAGCAATCTTGGCGGATCGAATAGTAATCTAAACCGAATACCAACTCCGTTAGGCCTGTCCGCACAGAAACTTTCGCACAATAATAGCAACACTGAG CTATCCGGCGTGCAGATGCGGGCACCGAAAGCGGGTTCGCGGCTTGGGCTAGTACGACCGTCATCCGGTTACTTTAGCTACAGCTCACAGAAGAAACCATTAGATTCAGACACCGAATCAATCAAC TATTGA